A window of Rhodococcus sp. SGAir0479 contains these coding sequences:
- a CDS encoding PadR family transcriptional regulator, with protein sequence MSPSVERRSLLLRGVLDLCLLALLRDRPVYGYELTRRLAERDLLVAGGSSYPLLARLEKAGLVESESRPSDTGPPRKYYSLTPAGHDALSQGATEWLTVAASVTALLRPVSETRTGEEDS encoded by the coding sequence ATGAGTCCTTCGGTCGAGCGACGCAGTCTCCTTCTGCGTGGAGTGCTGGACCTCTGCCTGCTCGCGCTCCTGCGGGACCGGCCCGTGTACGGGTACGAACTGACCCGACGACTGGCCGAGCGTGACCTGCTGGTGGCCGGCGGCTCGTCCTACCCGCTGCTCGCCCGCCTCGAGAAGGCCGGTCTGGTCGAGTCCGAGAGTCGCCCGTCGGACACCGGTCCACCGCGGAAGTACTACTCGTTGACTCCCGCCGGCCACGATGCACTGTCACAGGGCGCCACCGAATGGCTCACGGTGGCCGCGAGCGTCACCGCACTACTGCGTCCGGTGTCGGAAACTCGTACAGGGGAGGAAGATTCGTGA
- the msrB gene encoding peptide-methionine (R)-S-oxide reductase MsrB has product MSSTQDSGLPEPKVRRGDDEWRAQLTPEEYHVLRQAGTERPHVGEYTDTTTEGVYTCRACGAELFRSTEKFESHCGWPSFFDPADSDAVILRADDSLGMHRVEVLCSSCHSHLGHVFEGEGYPTPTDQRYCINSISLRLQPADGS; this is encoded by the coding sequence ATGAGTTCCACACAGGATTCCGGGCTGCCCGAACCGAAGGTCCGCCGAGGCGACGATGAATGGCGCGCCCAGCTGACGCCCGAGGAGTACCACGTGCTGCGGCAGGCCGGCACGGAGCGGCCGCACGTCGGCGAGTACACCGACACGACGACCGAAGGCGTGTACACCTGCCGCGCCTGCGGGGCGGAGCTGTTCCGCAGCACCGAGAAATTCGAATCGCACTGCGGTTGGCCGTCGTTCTTCGATCCGGCCGACTCCGACGCCGTCATCCTGCGCGCCGACGACTCCCTCGGGATGCACCGCGTCGAGGTGCTGTGCAGCAGCTGCCACAGCCACCTCGGTCACGTGTTCGAGGGCGAGGGCTACCCCACGCCGACCGACCAGCGCTACTGCATCAACAGCATCTCGCTCCGGCTCCAGCCCGCGGACGGTTCCTAG
- a CDS encoding glycosyltransferase family 87 protein yields MYRAVVFLRRFEPRTGRTTAEVINFALWPLAVMTVIQRVVVRAVNGSVTDDFSPVYQAALAFLNRREVYTANFNSVDPHYLYPPSGTLLMAPLAILDPEKSRWLFILANTVAVIVALYLLLKMFGLALDSVAAPILLFAAFSTETVSNTLIFSNINGLVLLGEIAFLFLLLRRKDMWSGAAIGLTFAVKPILAPLLLLPLVRGQWKVFVTAIGIPLVLTAVAWPLSADPMEFVHHTLPYLMESRDYFNSSIVGNGTYFGLPVALIWALRIAFAAIVAVSLWLLYRYYRQDELFFVATASGVLLTASFLLGSLGQLYYSMLLFPLVMTVVLRNSVVRNWPAWLAFYGVLSADDWISYRFLQAGRAAEYLKPTMGWSLLLIVVFAVLVNRYLTARRENRLDRGIDPDFLVADAVAPAPAPAKV; encoded by the coding sequence GTGTACCGTGCCGTAGTGTTCCTTCGACGATTCGAGCCGCGCACCGGCCGCACCACCGCCGAGGTCATCAACTTCGCCCTGTGGCCCCTCGCCGTGATGACGGTGATCCAACGAGTGGTCGTGAGGGCGGTCAACGGATCCGTCACCGACGACTTCTCGCCCGTCTACCAGGCGGCGCTGGCGTTCCTCAATCGTCGCGAGGTCTACACCGCCAACTTCAATTCGGTGGACCCGCACTACCTGTACCCACCGAGCGGCACCCTGCTGATGGCTCCGCTCGCGATCCTCGATCCCGAGAAGTCGCGCTGGCTGTTCATCCTGGCCAACACCGTCGCCGTCATCGTCGCGCTCTACCTGCTGCTGAAGATGTTCGGCCTGGCACTCGACTCCGTGGCCGCGCCGATCCTGCTGTTCGCCGCGTTCTCCACCGAAACCGTGTCGAACACGCTCATCTTCTCCAACATCAACGGCCTGGTGCTGCTCGGCGAGATCGCGTTCCTGTTCCTGCTGCTGCGCCGGAAGGACATGTGGTCGGGCGCGGCGATCGGACTGACGTTCGCGGTCAAACCCATCCTCGCGCCGCTGCTGCTGCTGCCGCTGGTGCGCGGCCAGTGGAAGGTGTTCGTCACCGCGATCGGCATCCCGCTGGTCCTGACCGCGGTGGCATGGCCGCTGTCGGCGGATCCCATGGAGTTCGTGCACCACACGTTGCCGTACCTGATGGAGTCGCGCGACTACTTCAACAGCTCGATCGTCGGCAACGGCACGTACTTCGGCCTGCCGGTCGCATTGATCTGGGCGCTGCGCATCGCCTTCGCGGCCATCGTCGCGGTGTCGCTGTGGCTGCTGTACCGGTACTACCGCCAGGACGAGCTGTTCTTCGTGGCGACGGCCTCGGGTGTGCTGCTCACCGCGTCGTTCCTGCTGGGCTCGCTCGGTCAGCTGTACTACTCGATGCTGCTGTTCCCGCTGGTGATGACGGTCGTGCTCCGTAACTCCGTCGTCCGCAACTGGCCCGCATGGCTCGCGTTCTACGGTGTCCTGAGTGCCGACGACTGGATCTCGTATCGTTTCCTGCAGGCCGGGCGGGCAGCCGAGTACCTCAAGCCGACGATGGGCTGGAGCCTGCTCCTCATCGTCGTCTTCGCGGTCCTCGTCAACCGGTACCTCACCGCCAGACGCGAGAACCGGCTCGATCGCGGTATCGACCCGGACTTCCTCGTCGCGGACGCGGTGGCCCCGGCTCCCGCTCCCGCCAAGGTCTGA
- a CDS encoding alpha/beta fold hydrolase, whose amino-acid sequence MQSLVKRIGVTAITGAVLAACAACGAGPSDRPEIAVVEHRDGSSRAADPTPSALQLQQPVRDLDWVDCTDATLSPLGLGAAPAGVSLECASFTAPLDPTGGAVGPIQVGAVRARTDRTPHDAAPVVLTSGSDVASSTTLAALATGPSADLLARQPIVAVDRRGIGASTPLDCGKSLDRQELADLGQFTPGDAAPADKVAALGRDAAVACTDALQPHALAFDTAHAADDLEQLRELWQVETLGVLATGNGSAVALAYAAKYPSRLGRLVLDAPTPTTVDAPTAAEQRVQGRQAALADFSRRCAALNCALGPDPTAALTGLRDRAAAGDLGTVSSSALLAAVSGFLGSPRGDQTSRVRELADILSAADRGDLGPLQGLIRATTATGGTDGQFVARCSDGQQWPGPGRAAQLAQEWSAEYPVFGSDAALGLMRCAAWPTMAPPPLPSAVPIPVLVFSGAADPVVGNTGLATVTGTLTGAGATSATLTWEGYGHPVTTHSSCARLALGRYLDSALLPTNGSACPA is encoded by the coding sequence ATGCAGTCGCTCGTGAAGAGGATCGGGGTCACCGCGATCACCGGTGCGGTGCTCGCGGCGTGTGCAGCGTGCGGCGCCGGCCCGTCCGACCGGCCGGAGATCGCCGTCGTCGAGCACCGGGACGGCTCTTCCCGCGCGGCCGACCCGACGCCGTCGGCGCTGCAGCTGCAGCAGCCGGTCCGCGACCTGGATTGGGTCGACTGCACGGACGCCACCCTCTCGCCGCTCGGCCTCGGTGCCGCGCCGGCCGGGGTGTCGCTCGAATGCGCGTCCTTCACCGCGCCCCTCGACCCGACGGGCGGTGCGGTCGGTCCCATCCAGGTCGGCGCCGTGCGTGCTCGCACGGACCGGACGCCCCACGACGCCGCGCCGGTGGTCCTCACGTCGGGGTCCGATGTCGCGTCGTCGACCACGCTGGCGGCGCTGGCGACCGGCCCCAGCGCCGATCTGCTGGCGCGGCAACCGATCGTCGCCGTCGACCGGCGTGGGATCGGCGCGTCGACGCCGCTGGACTGCGGCAAGTCGCTGGATCGCCAGGAACTCGCCGATCTCGGGCAGTTCACCCCGGGCGATGCGGCGCCGGCCGACAAGGTCGCGGCGCTCGGGCGCGACGCCGCGGTGGCATGCACGGACGCGCTGCAGCCGCACGCGCTCGCCTTCGACACCGCGCACGCCGCAGACGACCTCGAACAGTTGCGCGAGCTGTGGCAGGTGGAGACGCTGGGCGTGCTCGCGACCGGCAACGGTTCGGCGGTCGCGCTCGCGTACGCGGCGAAGTACCCGTCCCGGCTCGGCCGCCTGGTGCTGGACGCGCCCACCCCGACCACGGTGGACGCCCCGACAGCGGCCGAGCAGCGGGTGCAGGGCCGCCAGGCCGCGCTGGCCGACTTCTCCCGCCGCTGCGCCGCGCTGAATTGCGCCCTGGGCCCGGATCCGACGGCGGCGCTCACCGGCCTGCGCGATCGGGCCGCCGCCGGCGACCTCGGCACGGTGTCGTCGAGCGCGCTGCTGGCTGCCGTGTCGGGATTCCTCGGGTCGCCGCGCGGCGACCAGACGAGCCGGGTCCGTGAACTGGCCGACATCCTGTCCGCCGCCGACCGCGGCGACCTCGGACCGCTCCAGGGGTTGATTCGCGCGACGACCGCCACCGGCGGCACCGACGGCCAGTTCGTCGCCCGCTGCAGCGACGGGCAGCAGTGGCCCGGCCCCGGACGCGCCGCGCAACTCGCCCAGGAATGGAGTGCCGAGTACCCGGTGTTCGGCTCCGACGCTGCGCTGGGGCTCATGCGGTGCGCCGCCTGGCCGACCATGGCGCCGCCGCCGCTGCCCAGTGCGGTCCCGATCCCCGTGCTCGTGTTCAGCGGGGCCGCCGATCCCGTCGTCGGCAACACCGGCCTGGCCACGGTCACCGGCACACTCACCGGCGCGGGGGCCACGTCGGCGACGCTGACGTGGGAGGGCTACGGCCATCCCGTCACCACCCACTCGTCGTGTGCCCGCCTGGCCCTGGGCCGCTACCTGGATTCGGCGCTGCTGCCGACCAACGGGAGCGCCTGCCCGGCGTGA
- a CDS encoding pyrimidine reductase family protein codes for MHRLDIATYFTRPEGSGDRPDRLTDDDLRSLYGYPVGLDRPWVRVNFVSSLDGAVTVDGASAGLGTPADKRVFGLLRELADAIVVGAGTARGENYGGARTSDARAARRRSAGLAAVPPIVVVSASGRLDPASRLFTDTTVPPVILTSERADPAHLARLRDAGGDVEVAATDDVSAAALLAVLQRRGLRRVLCEGGPGLFGTLIAEDAVDELCLTAAPLLVAGPAGRIAGSARTDPVPMTRAHVLGDDDGTLLTRWVRAGAE; via the coding sequence GTGCACCGTCTGGATATTGCGACCTACTTCACACGGCCCGAGGGCAGCGGCGACCGGCCGGATCGGCTGACCGATGACGACCTGCGTTCACTGTACGGATATCCGGTCGGGCTCGACAGGCCGTGGGTTCGCGTCAACTTCGTGTCGAGCCTCGACGGGGCCGTGACCGTCGACGGCGCCAGCGCCGGTCTCGGCACACCCGCCGACAAGCGCGTGTTCGGGCTGCTACGCGAGCTGGCGGACGCGATCGTCGTCGGCGCCGGCACCGCCCGTGGCGAGAACTACGGCGGCGCCCGCACCAGCGATGCGCGCGCCGCCCGACGCCGCAGCGCCGGACTGGCGGCCGTCCCCCCGATCGTCGTGGTCTCCGCCAGCGGGCGACTGGATCCGGCGTCACGGTTGTTCACCGACACCACCGTGCCGCCGGTGATCCTGACGTCGGAACGGGCGGACCCCGCGCACCTCGCGCGCCTGCGGGACGCGGGCGGCGACGTCGAGGTCGCCGCCACCGACGACGTGAGCGCGGCCGCGCTGCTCGCCGTGCTGCAGCGGCGCGGGCTGCGGCGGGTGCTGTGCGAGGGCGGGCCCGGGTTGTTCGGCACGCTCATCGCGGAGGACGCGGTCGACGAGCTGTGCCTGACCGCCGCACCGCTGCTGGTCGCCGGGCCCGCCGGGCGGATCGCCGGCTCGGCCCGCACCGATCCCGTCCCGATGACCCGAGCCCACGTCCTCGGCGACGACGACGGGACGCTCCTCACCCGCTGGGTCCGGGCCGGTGCCGAGTGA
- the zapE gene encoding cell division protein ZapE, with protein sequence MHARLVDRNPVVPADQLVAQMVPPAMFDDVSFASYIPDPKEPSQAAAVRKAEEFSQRVAKIRSGGRRGLFGKKTPATGAGLYLDGGFGVGKTHLLASIFHSSPSPKAFGTFVELTHVVGALGFNRAVEELSNHSVLCIDEFELDDPGDTMLVSRLLTELSARGVSIVATSNTLPGQLGEGRFAAQDFLREIKKLGSIFETIRVDGPDYRHRDLPPAPEPTDDADLQERADAIEGATLDDFDELCAHLSTLHPSRYGKLVEGVPAVFIQGVHPAQDQSVALRLVVLADRLYDASIPVTVSGAKLDEIFTPEMLAGGYRKKYLRATSRLLALSRFEVAA encoded by the coding sequence ATGCATGCACGTCTTGTCGATCGCAATCCGGTGGTGCCGGCCGATCAATTGGTTGCTCAGATGGTGCCGCCGGCGATGTTCGACGACGTCAGCTTCGCGTCCTACATTCCCGACCCGAAGGAACCCAGCCAGGCGGCGGCGGTCCGCAAGGCCGAGGAGTTCTCCCAGCGGGTCGCCAAGATCCGCAGCGGCGGTCGGCGCGGTCTGTTCGGCAAGAAGACGCCCGCCACCGGTGCGGGGCTCTACCTCGACGGTGGTTTCGGTGTCGGCAAGACGCACCTGCTCGCCTCGATCTTCCACAGCTCGCCGTCACCCAAGGCCTTCGGCACGTTCGTCGAGCTGACGCACGTGGTCGGCGCGCTCGGCTTCAACCGCGCGGTGGAGGAACTGTCGAACCACAGCGTGCTGTGCATCGACGAGTTCGAGCTCGACGATCCGGGCGACACCATGCTGGTCTCGCGCCTGCTGACCGAGCTGTCGGCGCGCGGTGTGTCGATCGTCGCGACGTCGAACACGCTGCCGGGTCAGCTAGGTGAGGGCCGCTTCGCCGCCCAGGACTTCCTGCGCGAGATCAAGAAGCTCGGCTCCATCTTCGAGACCATCCGGGTCGACGGTCCGGACTACCGCCACCGCGACCTCCCACCGGCACCCGAGCCGACCGACGACGCCGATCTCCAGGAGCGCGCCGACGCAATCGAGGGCGCCACGCTCGACGACTTCGACGAGCTGTGCGCGCACCTGAGCACCCTCCACCCGTCGCGCTACGGCAAGCTCGTCGAGGGTGTCCCGGCCGTGTTCATCCAGGGTGTCCACCCCGCGCAGGACCAATCCGTGGCACTGCGCCTGGTGGTCCTCGCCGACCGCCTGTACGACGCCAGCATCCCGGTGACGGTGTCGGGCGCCAAGCTCGACGAGATCTTCACCCCGGAGATGCTCGCCGGCGGCTACCGCAAGAAGTACCTGCGCGCCACCTCGCGGCTGCTCGCGCTGTCGCGCTTCGAGGTCGCGGCCTGA
- a CDS encoding GNAT family N-acetyltransferase → MTISVDRAGIWDAEALADVAAVTFPLACPPHATREDIAAFIDDVLSAEKFSEYLTDPTRTVLKATSGGEIVGYVMLVDGTPDDHDIQSAVSLRPTTEISKLYVLPDRHGSGVSAALMEAAVTHARNENCAGVWLGVNQENERAQRFYVKNGFEKVGTKTFRVGTQTHHDYVMQRSL, encoded by the coding sequence GTGACGATTTCCGTGGACCGCGCCGGGATCTGGGACGCCGAGGCACTGGCCGACGTGGCCGCGGTGACCTTCCCGCTGGCCTGTCCGCCGCACGCGACCAGGGAGGACATCGCGGCGTTCATCGACGATGTGCTCTCGGCGGAGAAGTTCAGCGAGTACCTCACCGACCCCACCCGCACGGTGCTCAAGGCCACCTCCGGCGGGGAGATCGTCGGCTACGTCATGCTCGTCGACGGAACCCCCGACGACCACGACATCCAGTCCGCGGTCTCACTGCGCCCGACCACCGAGATCAGCAAGCTGTACGTGTTGCCCGACAGGCACGGCTCGGGGGTCTCGGCCGCACTGATGGAGGCCGCCGTGACCCACGCACGCAACGAGAACTGCGCGGGCGTGTGGCTCGGGGTCAATCAGGAGAACGAACGCGCCCAACGCTTCTACGTCAAGAACGGGTTCGAGAAGGTGGGCACCAAGACGTTCCGGGTGGGTACGCAGACCCACCACGACTACGTGATGCAGCGCAGCCTCTGA
- a CDS encoding MFS transporter → MTRDPNAQATARVAAAVAFGLQGFVLAVLLTQLPQFKDDLGFTESLVVGAVVGVSVVAGVGSVVAEQLAKATSSRTTLRVGLFAIALAAVAIALASSTAAFLVAFAFYGIGLGMVDATANMQAVSIQHLYGRVILSSFHAAWSVGAIAGALFVSACSALDLSVTACVLIAAAVAAIGCAAIGPRLLRTGHQHTADTSTAPLALPLWPFLALGIAMVLFYAIDFGIGNWSALYLKEVLLSDAGTAALAMAAYQITALISRLTGDHWVRRFGEIAVVRVGAAVSVIGLLVVVLAQAPAVAIAGFFVVGLGAPVVAPLCFSAAGRLAPAGRTDTVIARLNLFNYAGTVLGGAVIGGIAWTSDLRLGFVAPLLFAAALFLLAPAFAPRPARPDTADTEGARTGA, encoded by the coding sequence GTGACGCGAGACCCGAACGCCCAGGCCACCGCCCGCGTCGCCGCCGCCGTCGCGTTCGGATTGCAGGGCTTCGTGCTGGCGGTTCTGCTCACCCAACTCCCCCAGTTCAAGGACGATCTCGGGTTCACCGAGAGTCTCGTGGTGGGGGCGGTCGTGGGGGTGTCCGTCGTGGCCGGGGTCGGCAGTGTCGTCGCCGAACAACTCGCGAAGGCCACCTCCAGCCGCACCACGCTGCGGGTGGGGCTGTTCGCGATCGCGCTCGCCGCGGTGGCCATCGCGCTCGCATCGTCGACCGCGGCGTTCCTCGTGGCGTTCGCGTTCTACGGCATCGGCCTGGGCATGGTCGACGCCACCGCCAACATGCAGGCTGTGTCGATCCAGCATCTCTACGGCCGGGTGATCCTCTCCTCCTTCCACGCAGCATGGAGCGTCGGTGCGATCGCCGGAGCGCTGTTCGTCTCGGCATGTTCCGCGCTCGATCTGTCGGTCACCGCGTGCGTACTGATCGCCGCGGCCGTCGCCGCGATCGGCTGCGCGGCGATCGGACCGCGTCTTCTGCGCACCGGCCACCAGCACACCGCGGACACGTCCACCGCTCCCCTGGCCCTCCCGCTGTGGCCGTTCCTGGCGCTCGGCATCGCGATGGTGCTCTTCTATGCCATCGACTTCGGGATCGGAAACTGGTCGGCGCTGTATCTGAAGGAGGTGCTGCTGTCCGACGCGGGCACCGCGGCCCTCGCCATGGCCGCGTACCAGATCACCGCGCTGATCTCCCGGCTCACCGGCGACCACTGGGTGCGACGGTTCGGCGAGATTGCGGTGGTTCGGGTGGGCGCCGCGGTCAGCGTCATCGGCCTGCTGGTGGTCGTCCTGGCACAGGCCCCGGCCGTGGCCATCGCCGGCTTCTTCGTCGTCGGACTCGGTGCGCCGGTGGTCGCCCCCCTGTGCTTCAGCGCGGCCGGTCGACTCGCGCCGGCGGGCCGCACCGACACCGTCATCGCCCGCCTCAATCTCTTCAACTACGCCGGCACGGTGCTCGGCGGCGCCGTCATCGGCGGCATCGCGTGGACGTCGGACCTGCGTCTCGGTTTCGTGGCGCCGCTGCTCTTCGCGGCCGCACTGTTCCTGCTGGCACCGGCGTTCGCGCCCCGTCCGGCCCGGCCGGACACCGCCGACACGGAGGGTGCCCGCACCGGCGCGTGA